Proteins from a single region of Streptococcus mitis:
- a CDS encoding PTS sugar transporter subunit IIB, with protein sequence MTIVGCRIDGRLIHGQVANLWAGKLNVSRIMVVDDEVVNNDVEKSGLKLATPPGVKLSILPIEKAAANILAGKYDSQRLFIVARKPDRFLGLVEAGVPLETLNVGNMSQTPETRAITRSINVVDKDVEDFHKLAEKGVKLTAQMVPNDPISDFLSLLK encoded by the coding sequence ATGACAATTGTAGGATGCCGTATCGATGGACGTTTGATCCACGGACAAGTAGCCAATCTTTGGGCTGGAAAACTAAATGTTTCACGTATTATGGTTGTGGACGACGAAGTTGTCAACAATGACGTTGAAAAAAGTGGTTTGAAACTTGCGACACCACCAGGTGTAAAATTGAGTATTTTGCCAATTGAAAAAGCGGCAGCCAATATTCTTGCTGGTAAATACGATAGCCAACGTCTCTTTATCGTGGCTCGTAAACCAGACCGCTTCCTTGGTTTGGTAGAAGCAGGTGTACCACTTGAAACCCTTAATGTTGGGAATATGTCTCAAACACCAGAAACTCGTGCCATCACACGTTCTATCAACGTAGTGGACAAGGATGTGGAAGACTTCCACAAATTGGCAGAAAAAGGTGTTAAACTTACTGCTCAAATGGTTCCAAATGATCCAATTTCAGATTTTTTGAGCTTATTAAAATAG
- a CDS encoding PTS mannose/fructose/sorbose/N-acetylgalactosamine transporter subunit IIC, with translation MIQWWQILLLTLYSAYQICDELTIVSSAGSPVFAGFITGLIMGDVTTGLLIGGNLQLFVLGVGTFGGASRIDATSGAVLATAFSVSQGIDTALAITTIAVPVAALLTYFDVLGRMTTTFFAHRVDAAIERFDYKGIERNYLLGAIPWALSRALPVFFALAFGGEFVQHVVDFVTKYQWVADGLTLAGRMLPGLGFAILLRYLPVKRNLHYLAMGFGLTAMLTVLYSYVTGLGGAVAGIVGTLPKDVAEKIGFVNNFKGLSMIGISIVGIFLAVLHFKNSQKVAVAAPSTPSESGEIEDDEF, from the coding sequence ATGATACAATGGTGGCAAATTTTACTTCTCACTTTGTACTCAGCTTATCAAATCTGTGATGAGTTGACGATCGTTTCATCTGCAGGTTCCCCTGTATTTGCTGGTTTCATTACTGGTTTAATTATGGGAGATGTGACTACTGGTCTGCTTATCGGTGGTAACTTGCAACTGTTCGTTCTTGGGGTTGGTACCTTCGGTGGTGCTTCTCGTATTGACGCAACTTCTGGTGCGGTTCTTGCGACAGCCTTCTCTGTTTCACAAGGAATTGATACAGCACTTGCGATTACAACAATCGCTGTGCCAGTAGCAGCTCTCTTGACATACTTCGACGTTCTTGGACGTATGACTACTACCTTCTTTGCTCACCGTGTGGATGCGGCAATCGAACGCTTTGATTACAAAGGTATTGAACGCAACTACTTGCTTGGTGCGATTCCTTGGGCTCTATCTCGTGCCCTTCCAGTCTTCTTCGCGCTTGCATTTGGTGGTGAATTTGTACAACACGTAGTAGACTTCGTTACAAAATACCAATGGGTTGCAGATGGTTTAACACTCGCAGGACGTATGCTTCCAGGTCTTGGATTTGCTATCTTGCTTCGTTACCTTCCGGTTAAACGCAACCTTCACTACCTTGCAATGGGATTTGGTTTGACAGCTATGTTGACTGTTCTTTACTCATATGTAACAGGTCTTGGTGGCGCTGTTGCTGGTATTGTAGGTACTCTACCGAAAGATGTTGCTGAAAAAATTGGTTTCGTGAACAACTTCAAAGGTTTGTCTATGATTGGTATTTCTATCGTAGGTATCTTCCTTGCAGTGCTTCACTTCAAAAATAGCCAAAAAGTAGCTGTAGCAGCACCTTCTACACCATCAGAAAGTGGGGAAATCGAAGATGACGAATTCTAA
- a CDS encoding PTS system mannose/fructose/sorbose family transporter subunit IID, whose protein sequence is MTNSNYKLTKEDFNQINKRSLFTFQLGWNYERMQASGYLYMILPQLRKMYGDGTPELKEMMKVHTQFFNTSPFFHTIIAGFDLAMEEKDGVGSKDAVNGIKTGLMGPFAPLGDTIFGSLVPAIMGSIAATMAIAGQPWGIFLWIAVAVAYDIFRWKQLEFAYKEGVNLINNMQSTLTALIDAASVLGVFMMGALVATMINFEISYKLPIGEKMIDFQDILNQIFPRLLPAIFTAFIFWLLGKKGMTSTKAIGIIIALAVGLSALGHFAFGMGPK, encoded by the coding sequence ATGACGAATTCTAATTACAAACTTACAAAAGAAGATTTTAATCAAATCAACAAACGTAGCTTGTTTACTTTTCAATTGGGTTGGAACTACGAACGTATGCAAGCTTCTGGTTACCTGTACATGATCTTGCCACAATTACGTAAAATGTATGGTGATGGAACCCCTGAATTGAAAGAAATGATGAAAGTTCATACTCAATTCTTCAATACTTCACCATTCTTCCACACCATTATCGCTGGTTTTGACCTTGCCATGGAAGAAAAAGATGGTGTAGGTTCAAAAGATGCCGTTAACGGTATCAAGACAGGTTTGATGGGACCATTCGCTCCTCTTGGAGATACTATCTTTGGTTCACTTGTACCTGCTATCATGGGTTCTATCGCAGCAACTATGGCTATCGCTGGACAACCTTGGGGTATCTTCCTTTGGATTGCAGTTGCAGTAGCGTATGACATCTTCCGTTGGAAACAGTTGGAATTTGCCTACAAAGAAGGGGTTAACCTTATCAACAATATGCAAAGTACCTTGACAGCTTTGATTGACGCTGCATCTGTACTTGGTGTCTTCATGATGGGTGCTCTTGTAGCAACAATGATCAACTTTGAAATTTCTTACAAGTTGCCAATCGGTGAAAAGATGATTGATTTCCAAGACATCTTGAACCAAATCTTCCCACGTTTGCTTCCAGCAATCTTTACTGCCTTTATCTTCTGGTTGCTTGGTAAGAAAGGTATGACCTCTACTAAAGCTATCGGTATCATTATCGCTCTTGCAGTAGGTCTTTCTGCCCTTGGTCACTTTGCATTTGGAATGGGACCTAAATAA
- a CDS encoding PTS sugar transporter subunit IIA — protein MVKSLILVSHGRFCEELKGSTEMIMGPQDNIHAVALLPEDGPEEFTAKFEAAIEGLDDFLVFADLLGGTPCNVVSRLIMEGRDIDLYAGMNLPMVIEFINASLTGADADYKSRAAESIVKVNDLLAGFDDDEDE, from the coding sequence ATGGTAAAATCATTAATTTTGGTCAGCCATGGTCGCTTCTGTGAGGAGCTTAAAGGCAGCACAGAAATGATTATGGGCCCACAAGATAACATTCATGCAGTGGCTCTTCTTCCAGAAGATGGCCCAGAAGAATTTACTGCAAAATTTGAAGCAGCTATTGAAGGATTGGATGATTTCCTAGTCTTTGCGGATCTTCTCGGTGGAACACCATGTAACGTGGTAAGCCGTTTGATCATGGAAGGTCGTGATATTGACCTTTACGCAGGGATGAATCTTCCAATGGTGATTGAATTTATCAATGCGAGCCTTACAGGCGCAGATGCGGACTATAAGAGCCGTGCTGCAGAAAGTATTGTGAAAGTCAATGACCTGTTAGCTGGCTTCGATGATGACGAAGATGAATAA
- a CDS encoding SIS domain-containing protein, with translation MLHYTKEDLLELGAEITTREIYQQPDVWKEAFESYQAKREEIAAFLQGIADKHDYIKVILTGAGTSAYVGDTLVPYFKEAYDERKWNFNAIATTDIVANPETYLKKDVATVLVSFARSGNSPESVATVDLAKALVDELYQVTITCAADGKLALQAHGDDRNLLLLQPAASNDAGFAMTSSFTSMMLTALLVFDPTEFAVKSERFEVVSSLARKVLDNAEDVKELVDLDFNRVIYLGAGPFFGLAHEAQLKILELTAGQVATMYESPVGFRHGPKSLINEDTVVLVFGTTKDYTRKYDLDLVREVAGDHIARRVVLLSDQAFGLENVKEVALGCGGVLNDIYRVFPYIVYAQLFALLTSLKVENKPDTPSPTGTVNRVVQGVIIHEYQK, from the coding sequence ATGCTACATTATACAAAAGAAGATTTGCTCGAATTGGGTGCAGAAATCACTACACGTGAAATCTACCAACAGCCTGATGTATGGAAAGAAGCTTTTGAATCTTATCAAGCAAAACGTGAAGAAATTGCAGCCTTCCTACAAGGGATTGCTGATAAACATGACTATATCAAGGTTATCTTGACAGGTGCTGGGACTTCTGCTTATGTGGGAGATACCTTGGTACCATACTTTAAGGAAGCCTATGATGAACGCAAATGGAATTTCAATGCTATTGCGACAACAGATATCGTTGCCAATCCAGAAACTTATTTGAAAAAAGATGTGGCAACTGTCCTTGTGTCTTTTGCTCGTAGTGGGAACTCGCCTGAAAGTGTGGCGACTGTTGATTTGGCAAAAGCCTTGGTGGATGAGCTTTATCAAGTGACGATTACTTGTGCAGCGGACGGTAAATTAGCTCTTCAAGCTCATGGAGATGACCGCAATCTCTTGCTCTTGCAGCCAGCTGCTTCCAACGATGCTGGATTTGCCATGACTTCTAGCTTTACGTCTATGATGTTGACAGCTCTCTTGGTCTTTGATCCTACAGAATTTGCTGTGAAATCTGAACGTTTTGAAGTTGTTTCTAGTCTTGCCCGTAAAGTTCTAGACAATGCAGAAGATGTCAAAGAGCTTGTTGACCTAGACTTTAACCGAGTCATCTATCTAGGCGCCGGTCCTTTCTTTGGACTTGCTCATGAAGCTCAGCTCAAGATTTTGGAACTAACAGCTGGTCAAGTGGCGACCATGTATGAAAGCCCAGTCGGCTTCCGTCACGGTCCAAAATCTCTTATTAACGAAGATACAGTTGTCTTGGTCTTTGGTACAACGAAAGACTACACTCGCAAGTACGACTTGGACTTGGTTCGTGAAGTTGCTGGTGATCACATTGCTCGTCGTGTCGTGCTTTTGAGTGATCAAGCCTTTGGTCTTGAAAATGTCAAAGAAGTGGCCCTTGGTTGTGGCGGTGTCTTGAATGATATTTACCGTGTCTTCCCTTACATCGTTTATGCCCAACTCTTTGCCCTATTGACTTCACTCAAGGTAGAAAATAAACCAGACACACCATCACCTACTGGTACAGTAAACCGTGTGGTACAAGGTGTTATCATCCACGAATACCAAAAGTAA
- a CDS encoding aldose epimerase family protein, with protein MKAYTERVFGNVEGQDVLAYRFETDGGYQLEVMTYGATILRYVTPDKAGNFANVILGFDDFDSYVGNSPKHGASVGPVAGRIAGATFELNGKTYDLEVNNASNCNHSGSTGWDASLFELIEVSDHGLTLYTERTDGTGGFPGNLKIWISYHLEETGAYEISYKVTTDQDTLVNPTNHSYFNLSGDFTQTIDRHVFQLNTEGIYPIAPDGVPAKTPDANRDVVKHIYNGVLLKDIFAEEDEQIQLVSGLDHPFALPAGHDNAGFLYDQNSGRFLLFKTEAPCFVVYTANFVDESVIIGGQPMVQHNGIALEAQALPDAIHSDLKDQVVLKAGQTFTSKTRYELVVK; from the coding sequence ATGAAAGCATACACAGAGCGTGTATTTGGAAATGTTGAGGGACAAGATGTCTTAGCCTATCGTTTTGAGACGGACGGTGGTTACCAGCTTGAGGTCATGACTTATGGTGCGACCATCTTGCGCTATGTCACACCTGACAAGGCTGGAAATTTTGCCAATGTTATCTTGGGTTTTGATGATTTTGATAGCTATGTAGGCAATAGCCCCAAACATGGAGCTAGCGTAGGTCCTGTAGCAGGACGTATTGCAGGTGCGACTTTTGAGCTTAATGGTAAGACTTATGATCTTGAAGTCAACAATGCAAGCAATTGCAATCACAGTGGTTCAACAGGTTGGGATGCAAGTTTGTTTGAACTAATTGAAGTGAGCGACCATGGCTTGACCCTCTACACAGAACGTACAGATGGAACAGGAGGATTTCCTGGCAATCTCAAAATCTGGATCAGTTACCACTTGGAAGAAACTGGAGCCTATGAAATCAGCTATAAAGTAACAACCGATCAGGATACGCTGGTCAATCCAACCAACCACAGCTATTTCAACTTGTCTGGTGATTTCACACAGACAATTGACCGCCATGTCTTCCAACTAAACACAGAGGGAATTTATCCAATTGCGCCCGATGGTGTTCCTGCCAAAACTCCAGATGCTAATCGTGATGTAGTGAAACACATTTATAATGGTGTCTTGTTGAAGGATATCTTTGCAGAAGAAGACGAACAAATCCAGCTAGTATCTGGTTTGGATCACCCATTTGCCCTTCCTGCAGGTCATGACAATGCTGGTTTCCTTTATGACCAAAATTCAGGTCGCTTCCTGCTTTTCAAGACAGAAGCTCCTTGCTTTGTAGTCTACACAGCAAACTTTGTGGATGAAAGTGTCATCATAGGAGGTCAGCCAATGGTACAGCACAATGGGATTGCCCTTGAAGCGCAGGCTTTACCAGATGCCATTCACAGCGACCTCAAAGACCAAGTCGTTCTTAAAGCCGGTCAAACCTTTACAAGCAAGACACGTTATGAGCTTGTTGTGAAGTAA
- a CDS encoding ZmpA/ZmpB/ZmpC family metallo-endopeptidase → MNFKTSGEERQNFSLRKLSVGLVSVAVACFFLMGTGLQTVSAQESHTVNYTYVLESDLTDEEKALLVTSLPQVAEETDATYYLVYRANQVLPNTGTSSSLGTVALVAGLSLLIVVVLKGRDGKSKISRFLLVSALGSQLLSPTALALTSETLAAYNTQLSVQAGDALPAPVDIPGYTYIGYVKNKVTDVKQSDKQKAHDSKSNLENVDSSTIEEQQGGTPSPIEPQLQKNKETVVQAKGSQEPGHEGAALVQPVQPTYTEPVSTQGTQESGHEGDALVRPVQPAYTAPISTQGTQESGHEGEALVRPVQPAYTAPISTQGTQESGHEGDALVQPVQPTYTEPVSTQGTQEPGHEGESLVQPAQPSYTAPLEAKGTQEPGHEGESLVQPAQPSYTESLEAKGTQEPGHEGESLVQPTQPSYTAPLEAKGTQEPGHEGESLVQPEPPTYTSSISTQGTQGSGHEGESLVQPELPSYTDPISTQGTQEQGHEGEAAVAEALPELPLTSTRRTVTETIPHETEEIEDATILKNHREIAQEGKDGLRTIEFEDYLVNGKVESSKEISRTEVEPTKEIVKVGSLVKTKPTVEITNLVKDESKKAVAVNYHLDDPTSAFVKAKAQIFQNGTLIKEVDLKDLSVQQTIDGLDYYTPYTIKTYLTYNLGQSDQENTEVSTKDFQLDYKKIEIKDVDEVGLYGKEDGHYRRYLNLSEVPSDLSPYFVKVKSDKMKEMLLPVSSIKETEDGKYKVTVAFNELVQEKDSAYKDNYSFTVDKQKLAKDGVYTSFKKLIAAMQGNLAGTFKLGADMTADEVALAKGQTSYVTGTFTGNLIGASDGKPFAIYDLKTALFDNLTKATVKDIDLKAVAIKSQEDTASLAKVATNSQISNVAVEGQLTGSKSVAGLVAKAQDTEITNSSFTGSIQAKHADASPYYVGGIAGLLSGTKAKIDKVAVDTSISSNARNNDQFAGGIVGKVQSGALVSHALASGTILNTTTYPRVGGIAGSTWQNGRIHHVVSMVNTGDGYGITGDQYKGADIKDASTAVENKKADLYATPITQDQAREKVQSYGMTVTLDDTGQTLKNNQRSVDYTQLSQGQASRKVAYHNIEKLMPFYNKELVVHYGNQVDPTDKLYTTELLDVVPMKDNDIITDIQANKAAINKLMLHFADNTISYLDVTYKDDFKNTQIAEYSVAGKNFIFTPEAFLSDYTKVTNQVLADLQGVEYDSAAMRKVLGIEADASLDPLYLDKEFEKVKANIGEHLRKVLAMDKSINTMGDSVATYISEKIKNNKEAFLLGLTYLNRWYNINYDHINTKDLNTYKFDFDGNSTASTLDTIIALGQSGMENLKASNNTSAYETTLAAAKGRKTVTDLLESYRKLFLPTKTNNEWLKTNTKAYIVESKSAIPEVRAKQESARADSKYTLGVYDRITAPSWKLKNMLLPLLTLPEEDVYVISNLSTLAFGGYERYRDRVNNTVLSGEELRQYVRAKVDQSAEWQRDHYDIWYHLLSPEYKEKLFRSVMVSDGFGMKDSNSKYYWATLSDKAIDSIYNFFGPTGKWYGESKGAGAYANGSEVHYVSDRLLDKYGTSVYTHEMVHNSDGHIYFEGKGRREGLGAELYALGLLQSADNLDKDAIVLNTLYKGDKDSPTRLHTYDPTSRFTSAAALQEYVHGMYDVLYTLDAMEANAILTKSNDVKKKWFRKIENFYIEDKYHKQTHAGNSVRPLTDAEVSKLTSLNALIDNDIINRRAYRDKSDYTRNGYHLISMFSPIYAALSNPKGAPGDIMFRKTAYELLAEKGYQDGFLPYVSNQYAEEAKRNGDITYSDWLRKDVGLITDSLVLKNVFANKYGSWADFKKDMFNKRIRKQDQLKPITIQYELGVPNSSKEITIRSAAQMQELIDQAVAKDVANIDRTTSHAPASWVHLLKQKIYNAYLRSTDDFRESIYKQ, encoded by the coding sequence ATGAATTTCAAAACTAGTGGAGAAGAAAGACAGAATTTCTCGTTAAGAAAATTGTCAGTTGGCCTTGTATCTGTAGCAGTTGCGTGTTTCTTTTTGATGGGAACTGGCCTACAGACTGTATCTGCCCAAGAATCTCATACCGTTAATTATACTTATGTTTTAGAGTCGGACTTGACTGATGAAGAGAAGGCTCTCTTGGTTACATCCCTACCACAAGTAGCGGAAGAAACTGATGCGACTTACTATCTGGTTTATCGAGCCAATCAAGTATTGCCCAATACGGGGACCAGCTCTTCATTAGGGACTGTTGCCTTGGTGGCAGGCCTTAGTTTATTGATTGTAGTAGTTCTTAAGGGACGTGATGGCAAGAGCAAGATTAGTCGATTCTTGTTAGTAAGCGCTCTAGGCAGTCAGTTGCTGTCTCCAACTGCCCTTGCCTTGACTAGCGAAACACTAGCTGCTTATAACACCCAACTATCGGTTCAGGCAGGAGATGCCTTGCCAGCCCCGGTTGATATCCCTGGATATACATACATTGGATATGTGAAAAATAAAGTGACTGATGTTAAGCAATCAGATAAACAGAAGGCGCATGACAGCAAGTCTAACTTAGAAAATGTAGATAGCTCAACGATAGAGGAACAACAAGGAGGAACACCTTCTCCTATAGAGCCTCAACTACAAAAAAACAAAGAAACTGTAGTGCAAGCAAAGGGGAGCCAAGAGCCGGGTCATGAAGGTGCTGCCCTAGTTCAACCCGTTCAACCGACTTATACAGAACCCGTTAGCACCCAAGGCACACAAGAGTCAGGTCATGAGGGCGATGCCCTAGTTCGACCAGTGCAACCAGCCTACACAGCACCAATCAGTACTCAAGGCACACAAGAGTCAGGTCATGAGGGCGAGGCTCTAGTTCGACCAGTGCAACCAGCCTACACAGCACCAATCAGTACTCAAGGTACACAAGAGTCAGGTCATGAGGGCGATGCCCTAGTTCAACCCGTTCAACCGACTTATACAGAACCCGTTAGCACCCAAGGTACACAAGAGCCCGGCCATGAAGGCGAATCCCTAGTCCAACCAGCACAACCTTCTTACACAGCCCCGTTAGAAGCAAAAGGCACACAAGAGCCCGGTCATGAGGGCGAATCTCTGGTTCAGCCAGCTCAGCCGTCTTATACAGAATCGTTAGAAGCAAAAGGTACGCAAGAGCCCGGTCATGAGGGCGAATCTCTGGTTCAACCAACTCAACCTTCTTACACAGCCCCGTTAGAAGCAAAAGGTACGCAAGAGCCCGGTCATGAGGGCGAATCCCTAGTTCAGCCAGAGCCGCCAACTTATACAAGCTCAATCAGTACCCAAGGCACGCAAGGGTCAGGTCATGAAGGAGAATCTCTGGTTCAACCAGAATTACCGTCTTATACAGATCCAATCAGTACTCAAGGAACACAAGAGCAGGGTCACGAGGGCGAGGCTGCTGTGGCAGAAGCTCTTCCTGAACTGCCTTTGACAAGTACTCGTCGAACAGTAACGGAAACTATCCCTCACGAAACTGAAGAAATCGAAGATGCGACCATCTTGAAAAATCATCGAGAAATTGCTCAGGAAGGAAAAGATGGTTTACGGACAATCGAGTTTGAAGATTATCTCGTAAATGGTAAGGTAGAATCTAGCAAGGAAATTTCACGTACAGAAGTAGAACCAACCAAAGAGATTGTCAAGGTTGGTAGTCTTGTTAAAACCAAACCGACAGTTGAAATTACTAATCTGGTTAAAGATGAGAGCAAAAAAGCAGTAGCGGTCAACTATCATCTAGATGATCCGACGTCTGCTTTTGTTAAGGCCAAGGCCCAAATTTTTCAAAATGGAACACTGATTAAAGAAGTGGATTTGAAAGATTTATCCGTTCAGCAAACGATTGATGGTTTGGACTACTATACTCCTTATACAATTAAGACTTACTTGACCTATAATCTAGGCCAATCTGATCAGGAAAATACAGAAGTATCAACGAAAGATTTTCAATTGGACTATAAGAAAATTGAAATCAAAGATGTGGATGAAGTGGGGCTCTATGGTAAGGAAGATGGTCACTACCGTCGTTATCTGAATCTATCAGAAGTACCAAGCGACCTGTCACCTTATTTTGTCAAAGTCAAATCAGATAAGATGAAAGAAATGTTGCTACCAGTTAGCTCTATTAAGGAAACAGAAGATGGGAAATACAAGGTAACCGTTGCCTTCAATGAACTGGTTCAAGAGAAAGATTCAGCATACAAGGATAACTATAGCTTCACAGTTGATAAGCAAAAGCTTGCCAAGGACGGTGTCTATACTTCCTTCAAGAAACTGATTGCTGCCATGCAGGGTAATCTTGCTGGAACCTTTAAACTTGGAGCTGATATGACAGCTGATGAAGTGGCCTTAGCAAAGGGACAAACCAGCTATGTGACAGGCACTTTCACTGGTAATCTTATCGGTGCGAGTGATGGGAAGCCGTTTGCGATTTATGACCTCAAGACAGCCTTGTTTGATAACTTGACCAAGGCTACTGTGAAAGATATTGACCTTAAAGCAGTAGCGATTAAGAGTCAAGAAGACACAGCCAGTCTAGCAAAAGTGGCTACTAACAGTCAGATTAGTAATGTAGCTGTAGAAGGTCAATTGACAGGTAGCAAGTCAGTTGCAGGCTTGGTAGCGAAGGCTCAGGATACAGAAATCACTAATAGTTCCTTTACAGGTAGCATTCAGGCCAAGCATGCGGATGCTTCTCCTTACTATGTGGGAGGTATAGCAGGGCTCTTATCTGGTACTAAGGCTAAGATTGATAAGGTAGCTGTTGATACAAGTATTTCTAGCAATGCCCGCAACAATGACCAATTTGCTGGAGGTATTGTAGGGAAAGTTCAAAGTGGTGCTTTGGTCTCTCATGCACTAGCAAGTGGAACTATCCTCAATACGACAACCTATCCACGTGTCGGAGGTATAGCTGGCTCTACATGGCAAAATGGCCGTATCCATCATGTCGTTAGCATGGTTAATACTGGAGATGGTTATGGCATCACAGGAGACCAATATAAGGGAGCGGACATCAAAGATGCCAGCACTGCTGTTGAGAACAAGAAGGCTGATCTCTATGCGACCCCAATCACCCAAGACCAGGCTAGAGAAAAGGTTCAGTCTTATGGGATGACAGTGACACTAGACGATACAGGTCAAACACTAAAGAACAATCAACGAAGTGTGGACTATACTCAGTTAAGTCAAGGCCAAGCTAGTCGAAAAGTTGCTTATCACAATATTGAGAAATTGATGCCTTTCTATAACAAAGAGTTAGTGGTTCACTATGGAAATCAAGTCGATCCTACGGATAAGCTCTACACCACAGAACTACTGGATGTTGTACCAATGAAGGACAATGACATCATCACAGATATTCAGGCCAATAAAGCAGCAATCAATAAGCTTATGTTGCATTTTGCTGATAATACAATCAGCTACTTGGACGTCACTTACAAAGATGACTTCAAAAATACACAAATTGCAGAGTACAGCGTAGCAGGCAAAAACTTTATCTTTACGCCAGAGGCCTTTCTATCTGATTATACGAAAGTGACCAATCAGGTTCTAGCAGATTTGCAAGGGGTCGAATATGACTCGGCAGCCATGAGAAAAGTCCTTGGTATTGAGGCAGATGCTTCACTTGATCCACTATATTTGGATAAAGAATTTGAAAAAGTCAAGGCTAATATCGGTGAACATCTTCGTAAAGTACTAGCCATGGACAAGTCTATCAATACGATGGGAGATAGTGTAGCGACCTACATCAGTGAGAAAATCAAGAACAACAAGGAAGCTTTCTTGCTTGGTTTGACCTACCTCAATCGCTGGTACAATATCAACTATGATCACATCAATACCAAGGACCTCAATACCTATAAGTTTGACTTTGATGGCAATAGCACAGCCTCAACCCTGGATACCATTATTGCCCTAGGTCAGAGTGGTATGGAAAATCTCAAGGCATCAAATAATACAAGTGCCTATGAGACAACCTTGGCCGCCGCAAAAGGTCGCAAGACAGTGACGGATTTACTAGAGTCTTACAGAAAACTCTTCCTACCAACCAAAACCAATAATGAATGGTTGAAGACAAATACCAAGGCCTATATAGTAGAGAGTAAATCAGCAATTCCAGAAGTGCGTGCTAAACAAGAGTCAGCTAGAGCGGATAGTAAGTATACGCTGGGAGTTTATGACCGTATTACGGCACCAAGTTGGAAATTAAAAAACATGCTCCTACCGTTATTGACATTGCCAGAAGAGGATGTCTATGTGATTTCAAACCTTTCTACCTTGGCCTTTGGTGGCTACGAACGCTACCGTGACCGTGTCAATAATACAGTCTTGTCAGGAGAAGAACTGCGTCAGTATGTTCGTGCCAAGGTCGATCAGTCGGCTGAATGGCAACGAGACCACTACGATATCTGGTACCATCTCCTTTCACCAGAATACAAAGAAAAACTCTTCCGTTCAGTCATGGTTTCAGATGGCTTTGGTATGAAAGATAGCAATAGCAAGTATTACTGGGCTACCCTGTCTGATAAGGCCATTGATTCGATTTATAACTTCTTTGGACCAACTGGTAAGTGGTATGGGGAAAGCAAAGGAGCTGGAGCCTATGCCAACGGTTCAGAGGTCCACTATGTCAGCGACCGCTTGTTGGATAAATACGGAACATCTGTCTATACTCATGAAATGGTTCACAATTCTGACGGACATATTTACTTTGAAGGGAAAGGTCGTCGTGAAGGATTGGGAGCAGAGTTGTACGCCCTAGGATTGTTACAATCTGCTGACAACCTAGATAAGGATGCTATTGTCTTGAACACCCTCTATAAAGGGGATAAGGATTCACCAACTCGCTTGCATACTTATGACCCGACAAGCCGCTTTACATCAGCTGCAGCCTTGCAAGAGTATGTTCACGGTATGTACGATGTCTTGTACACCTTGGACGCTATGGAAGCCAATGCCATTTTAACTAAGTCAAATGATGTTAAGAAAAAATGGTTTAGAAAAATAGAGAATTTCTACATTGAGGACAAGTATCATAAACAAACGCATGCAGGAAACTCTGTTCGTCCATTGACAGATGCTGAAGTTAGCAAACTAACCAGTCTCAATGCCTTGATTGACAATGATATCATCAACCGTCGGGCTTACCGTGATAAGAGTGACTATACTCGTAATGGCTATCATCTTATCAGTATGTTCTCACCGATTTATGCGGCCCTCAGCAATCCAAAGGGTGCGCCTGGCGATATCATGTTTAGAAAGACAGCCTACGAATTGTTGGCAGAAAAAGGTTACCAAGATGGCTTCTTACCATATGTATCGAATCAATATGCAGAAGAAGCTAAACGCAATGGGGATATTACCTATTCAGATTGGCTCCGAAAAGATGTGGGCCTCATCACTGATAGCCTCGTCTTGAAAAATGTTTTTGCCAACAAATACGGTTCATGGGCTGATTTCAAGAAGGATATGTTTAATAAACGTATTCGCAAGCAAGACCAGTTGAAACCAATCACTATTCAGTATGAACTTGGTGTACCAAACAGCAGCAAGGAGATTACAATTCGTTCAGCTGCTCAAATGCAAGAACTGATCGATCAAGCAGTGGCAAAAGATGTGGCTAACATTGACCGTACGACAAGCCACGCTCCTGCAAGTTGGGTCCACTTATTAAAACAAAAAATCTACAATGCCTACCTACGTAGCACAGATGATTTCAGAGAATCGATTTATAAACAATAA